A genomic segment from Triticum dicoccoides isolate Atlit2015 ecotype Zavitan chromosome 1A, WEW_v2.0, whole genome shotgun sequence encodes:
- the LOC119266103 gene encoding uncharacterized protein LOC119266103 — protein MNVYYYCLHGSVQHGLVLCHVFETDSTDYDDTPKCISVGCHPGSCNGNHSGQAFGAPSSNALSNSTHPGLNSYIAELGNLLLGDPGDHDNSADTANSSATAGAPPKADHGLSKKRKKSSDVWDYFTKIFARDINGKVLTFAACNHCCKILTGSSKGGTTHLARHACPCKLKPVEAGRNAKDS, from the exons ATGAACGTCTACTATTATTGTCTCCACGGATCTGTCCAG CATGGTTTAGTCCTGTGCCATGTATTCGAGACAGACTCAACCGACTACGACGACACTCCCAAATGCATCAGCGTCGGATGCCATCCAGGATCTTGCAATg GAAACCACAGTGGTCAAGCATTCGGAGCTCCAAGCAGCAACGCTTTATCCAATTCAACACATCCAGGATTAAACTCTTACATTGCAGAACTTGGGAACCTCTTGCTCGGTGACCCTGGTGACCATGACAACTCCGCAG ATACTGCAAACTCTAGTGCAACAGCAGGCGCACCTCCAAAAGCTGACCATGGGCTCTCGAAAAAGCGCAAGAAGAGCTCGGATGTTTGGGATTACTTCACCAAGATATTTGCACGCGACATCAACGGGAAGGTGCTGACATTCGCGGCGTGCAACCACTGCTGCAAGATACTAACAGGCAGTTCCAAGGGTGGCACCACACACCTCGCAAGGCACGCGTGCCCGTGCAAGCTCAAACCAGTAGAAGCTGGCAGAAATGCCAAGGATTCCTAA
- the LOC119349877 gene encoding uncharacterized protein LOC119349877, whose product MHYYPKHHSDPRLKSYIEQLGNLLFSDSDPDNSADTGNCGAGRGDPPITDYGQSRKRKKISDVWDYFTKIYALDINGKVLTFAACNHCCKILTGSSKGGTTHLARHTCPCKFKPVAAGRNAEDSGGNPNVLLS is encoded by the exons ATGCACTATTACCCGAAGCACCATTCTGACCCAAGATTAAAGTCTTACATTGAACAACTTGGAAACCTCTTGTTCAGTGACTCTGATCCTGACAACTCCGCAG ATACGGGAAACTGTGGTGCAGGAAGAGGCGACCCTCCAATCACTGACTATGGGCAGTCGAGAAAGCGCAAAAAGATCTCAGATGTTTGGGATTACTTCACCAAGATATATGCGCTCGACATCAACGGGAAGGTTTTGACATTTGCGGCTTGCAACCACTGCTGCAAGATACTGACTGGCAGTTCGAAGGGTGGCACCACACACCTTGCAAGGCACACGTGCCCATGCAAGTTCAAACCAGTAGCAGCTGGCAGAAATGCCGAGGACTCCGGCGGCAACCCCAATGTCCTATTGTCCTAA